A stretch of Oncorhynchus mykiss isolate Arlee chromosome 26, USDA_OmykA_1.1, whole genome shotgun sequence DNA encodes these proteins:
- the LOC118936604 gene encoding uncharacterized protein LOC118936604 yields MDLGMLLLLVLSSAVCHSADSTYYGGTVRCTIPGYMPPDSKWTGEVQFHYRENGRDRCEQQFSWECTSGYCNGSANRQGPVVQTTDKDQSGQNLWCQSEGHFTRNFTRDQKTQSYTLSDSGCCWGSNVNGKTNWTIHTEVDLGLRVSPGPPTQNTPPVTATVPTLRVPQNCFSTLPLLAYDPDGDDVRCHFPVNVAHPNITLDRVQCTLHATGRLAVGLHVFEVLLQDHPTVDVNMTGYKSNYTRKALNESYASNPTPTPFSRVPLQFAVEIQPALSNCLPGYIRPQFLTPTPSHGDVHHAAVGHLYQLEARVKTAHAKTFDFQVSGPSNMTKKIRDEGFGVTRLFLGWIPQERHLRQNIPICFTAETNESQSEMRCVVVVVAKALALTGEANVSCTENRISIAVSKAYLPGVDMKWLRLADSSCSLTSNQTHIMGTMSLKTCGTKMEDAGDFMVLKNEINSFDAVNATITRRNRIHIGFSCRYPKTFSISNYYQIHSSNYMFTESNFGSFGYTFEVFKDSKFTQKVDPSAYPVKVKLMDRLYMGIQAQSDLPKVQLLVESCKATPDDSASSSLFYDLIKDGCLKDETVKVYPGNRTQFYFEVQAFKFTGSYDQVFLTCTVILCEVGNPNSRCDQGCLNKASRRRRRDLPNGETDRHYITQGPFRVVRETQPSADQKTGAGEKTGADVEATYFLRSDMGTIVFAGLFIMTVILLTVVVVYFLKKSRAEEHEALIAYD; encoded by the exons ATGGACCTTGGTATGCTGCTCCTGCTGGTACTCAGCAGTGCCGTCTGCCACAGCGCGGATTCAACGTATTATGGTGGGACTGTGCGCTGTACAATACCGGGATACATGCCCCCAGACTCGAAATGGACAGGGGAG GTACAATTCCACTACCGTGAGAATGGCCGGGACAGGTGTGAACAGCAGTTCTCCTGGGAGTGCACCAGCGGCTACTGTAATGGCAGTGCCAACCGCCAAGGACCTGTCGTGCAGACCACCGACAAGGACCAGTCCGGCCAAAACCTCTGGTGCCAGTCGGAGGGACACTTCACTAGAAACTTCACTAGGGACCAGAAAACCCAATCCTACACCCTGAG TGACTCAGGTTGCTGTTGGGGCTCCAATGTCAATGGAAAGACCAACTGGACAATACACACCGAGGTGGATTTGGGGTTACGGGTCAGCCCGGGGCCtccaacccaaaacacacctcctgtCACGGCAACTGTCCCAACCCTGCG AGTTCCTCAGAACTGCttttccactcttcctctcttggCCTATGACCCGGATGGAGATGACGTGAGGTGCCACTTCCCTGTGAACGTCGCACACCCCAACATTACACTTGACAGG GTCCAGTGCACTCTGCATGCCACGGGCCGGTTGGCTGTAGGGTTGCATGTATTTGAGGTGCTGCTGCAGGACCACCCCACTGTAGACGTCAACATGACGGGATATAAATCTAATTATACCAGAAAGGCCCTGAACGAGTCCTATGCCAGTAACCCGACTCCGACCCCGTTCAGCCGCGTGCCTTTGCAGTTTGCCGTGGAGA TCCAGCCAGCTCTATCCAACTGTCTCCCTGGCTACATACGACCACAGTTCTTGACTCCAACACCTTCACATGGGGATGTCCATCATGCCGCTGTGGGTCACCTGTACCAACTCGAAGCCCGAGTAAAAACCGCCCATGCCAA GACATTTGACTTCCAGGTCAGCGGCCCTTCCAACATGACCAAGAAGATCAGGGATGAGGGCTTTGGTGTCACGAGGCTCTTCCTGGGCTGGATCCCGCAGGAAAGACACCTGAGACAAAACATTCCCATCTGTTTCACTGCCGAGACAAACGAGAG CCAGTCAGAGATGAgatgtgtggttgtggtggtggccAAAGCCCTCGCACTTACAG GTGAGGCGAATGTTTCGTGCACAGAGAATAGGATCAGCATCGCCGTGAGCAAGGCCTATCTGCCTGGGGTGGACATGAAGTGGCTGCGGCTAGCCGACTCATCCTGCTCCCTAACCTCCAACCAAACACACATCATGGGCACCATGTCACTCAAAACCTGTGGCACAAAGATGGAG GATGCAGGTGACTTCATGGTGTTGAAAAACGAAATAAACTCCTTCGACGCGGTCAACGCGACCATCACACGACGTAACCGGATCCACATCGGCTTCTCCTGCCGGTATCCCAAGACCTTCAGCATTTCCAACTATTACCAGATCCACAGCTCCAACTACATGTTCACAGAGTCCAACTTTGGTAGCTTCGGCTACACCTTTGAGGTCTTCAAGGACAGTAAGTTCACCCAGAAGGTGGATCCCAGTGCTTACCCAGTGAAGGTGAAGCTAATGGACAGGCTGTACATGGGCATCCAGGCCCAGTCCGATCTGCCCAAGGTACAGCTGTTGGTGGAGTCTTGCAAAGCCACTCCGGATGACAGCGCCAGCAGCAGTCTCTTCTATGACCTCATCAAAGACGG GTGTCTAAAGGACGAGACGGTCAAGGTTTATCCCGGGAACCGAACCCAATTCTACTTTGAGGTCCAGGCCTTCAAATTCACTGGGAGCTACGACCAG GTGTTCCTCACCTGTACCGTCATCCTGTGTGAGGTAGGAAACCCCAACTCTAGGTGTGACCAGGGCTGCCTGAACAAAGCCTCGCGGAGGCGCAGGCGAGATCTCCCcaacggagagacagacaggcactaCATTACCCAGGGTCCTTTCCGTGTGGTCAGAGAGACCCAGCCCAGTGCAGACCAGAAGACAGGTGCAGGTGAAAAGACCGGTGCAG ATGTGGAAGCTACATATTTTCTCAGATCGGACATGGGAACCATAGTCTTCGCCGGGCTGTTCATCATGACCGTGATTCTGCTGACAGTGGTCGTGGTCTATTTTTTGAAGAAGAGCAGAGCTGAAGAACACGAGGCTCTCATTGCATATGATTAA